DNA sequence from the Streptomyces cinnabarinus genome:
ACAGTGAAAATACCTTATCAGGTCGGGCACCGTCAGACCATGAACATGCGGAGTCTTGGGTTCTTCCTTACTCTGACCGTTCCTGTTCACTCCGCCGCCAGCACCGTCCGCATCGAGGGTGCCACCAGCTCGACCAGCGCCGCCACCGGCAGATCGGCGATCGGCCGCAGCCGCAGGACGTAGCGGGTGAACGCCACGCCCAGCAACTGCGCCGCGAGCACCCCGCTGCACGCGTCCGCACGCTCCGGCCCCAGAGCGCCGCGCAGACTGCTGGTGAACTGCTCGTGCAGCATCCGCCGCAGATGCTCCGCCGCCCGCTCGTTGGTCGCCGCGCAGCGCAGCAGCAGCCGCATCGAACCCTCGTCGAGATCGTCCTCCCAGGGCGCGAGGAAGCGCGTGATCAACTCCTGCGGCAGCAGCTCCCAGGGCGTACCGGTGAGGTCCGGTAAACCCAGGTCCACGTCGAGAGCGGCGTCGAACAGCTGCTCCTTGCTGCCGAAGTAGCGCATGACCATGGACGGGTCGATGGACGCCGTCGCCGCGATCGCCCGGATCGTCGACCGCTGGTAGCCGTCGGCCGCGAAGTGCATCCGGGCCGCGCGCAGTATGGCCTCCCGGGTCCGCTGGGAACGCGACGACATCAGCTGGTGTGCCACGGCGACGAGCCTTTCCACGTCTGGTCCGCACAAGCCCCCGCGCGGGAGGCGGTTCGAGGGATTCGGCCGGGCTCGGTCGGTCCTTCACGGTGTCCTCTCGTCACGTGCGGTCTGCGCGGGCCGGTTCCGAGTCGGGGGCTTCGGCGGTCTCCTCCTGGGCCGGCCGGGCCGGGCCGGCGGCCTCGGCGGCGGTGGTCGTGCGGCGCGCGGGAGTCGGGCCCTCGGTGCCGCACCAGCGGTGCAGCGCCTGCCGTACGCGCTCCTCGCGGCCCGTGGCCGACGACGTGCTGTCCACCCAGGCAGCGTAGCCGTCAGGGCGGACCAGAACCGTGCTGACGCCGGAGAGTTGGGGCACCGGGCCGTCCACCC
Encoded proteins:
- a CDS encoding TetR family transcriptional regulator produces the protein MAHQLMSSRSQRTREAILRAARMHFAADGYQRSTIRAIAATASIDPSMVMRYFGSKEQLFDAALDVDLGLPDLTGTPWELLPQELITRFLAPWEDDLDEGSMRLLLRCAATNERAAEHLRRMLHEQFTSSLRGALGPERADACSGVLAAQLLGVAFTRYVLRLRPIADLPVAALVELVAPSMRTVLAAE